Part of the Benincasa hispida cultivar B227 chromosome 11, ASM972705v1, whole genome shotgun sequence genome, TTCACAAGATCCATTCAATAACTTAATACCCTTTCTTTTAGTTCTTACATACAAATTTACTCTAGGTATATTGCCTCAAGTTTTTTCCATAGTTCAACCATCGAATTCAAATCAAGGATGATCttgcaatttttgaaaatatatgaacATTTTCAAAACAAATGATAATGTTCagtgtattttttataatttaaaaaaactaaaaactagaAAGCCAAAAGTATCTCGAAAAAGAAACTGAAAGATAGTAGCAAGTGACAGGACGATGGTTCAATGAGGACAGATTTGCATCAAGATTTTGCTGGTGGTGCATGAAAAACAGTGGCAGAACTAGAAGTCAGAATGAACCCCATTTTCTGTCACCAAAATTTCCCACAAAACCAAAATAACATCAGTGCAATGCATGCACATATCTCAGAAAATCCAACACTATTTCGGGTTTAACGGTACAAAACTGTCATCCACATTACACCTGTTCGTATCAACGGTTCTATGAACAAACAAATTTGATGATAATTACCAATGGAAGTGAAAAATGGGGGAAGGAGTCTACATTATATCATCATCAACAACAACATTACATTTTATCTTGTGAATAAATAAAGCCAACCAATTATTGAGACAATTTTCCTAAcaggaaggggaaaaaaaaggaagaaagaacaACAGAAAACTAGTGTGAACGTACTGCCTTCTATAGCTTAGCTTAGCTTGTAAATAActtatgaaaagaaaatttctagTTGACACTTACAATAACTAAATGAAGAGCACAGCATTTGGCTTCAGTCCACTTGTTTATTCTCGTTTTTATTTCAGTGGCCATTAGCAACCACACCATTCTCAATCTTTTCACTTTCGCCATCCTTCTTGGCGTAGAATCTCCTGTATAATGAATCAACTTCAGTGAGATAGTAGGTGCCTGGTGATAGCAGGCTGCAATCCTTGCTTGTCACGAAGTCCTTGGCCCCATATCGATGCTCCATCAGCTGCATTATTTCGACAAATTTCTCGGGTACCAACTGCACAAAAATTAAATGTCCAAATCCATGGATTAATAAAAGCATCTTAATGTTCAATTTTTCCAAGGACAACAGTGCACAACCATAAATGCTAAAGACAAAAGGATCTAAGAACCACAGATCTATGGAGGTTGATTGTGCAAGTGTTTTTATAAGAACCTAAGCAtcgaaaaaaaatcaatcaattatGTAACTGTATCAATCTGTATCAATTATCATCAGCTTGAAGTTATTGAGTTTAAAGGCAATTTAACAAATCCAACTTGATATCaatatcaattatcatatattcTAGGATACAAAATGCTTTTTGGACGACTTTTCAGCTAGTTCGTTTAAAGTTTGAACTGTCCAGACTATCGGACAGGTAGCATTCAGGCTAAAAATAGAATTGTAGCATCAGCTTAAAGTTAAGTTCTAATTCAATTACATTTGAGACGATTGTTCAGATGATGACCTAATTACTGCCTAAACTTCTGCGAAATTAGTTAAGTGCACAGAAAAGCTGAGAAATTATTACCTCATGTCTCGATTTCAACTTTTTATCCACGTTCAAGATAGCTGAAATGTTGGACAAACTAAAGGGATTTTGACCTTCATTGAGTTTCAATGAGAACATCGTTGCAGTTGACCCACTTCCATAAGAGAACAATATCACCCTATTTCCTACCTGGTATGGAAACAAACCATTTAGACAGGTGAAAACAAAGCAGCCAGATGTGTATGTAGCTGATAGAGACGATGTATACCAATGAGTTATTCTTGTTGTGAAGAAGTGATATAAATGCTGCATAGAGAGAAGCAGTATACATGTTTCCAACTTGCTTTGGTATCAAAGTGGAGGGTTGCACCTTTGCATCATAAAGAGGCTTTGCAAGTTGTTGAGTTATCTGCAAATCAATTATATTAGTTGTAAAAAGTGAAGAACAAATGACCAATAAAAGGATGTCTGCTATAAGGTATAAGACCTTTTCGAGATCCCGACTCTGGTAACTTTCATCGTTAGACAAGTTTGAAAATGGGGCCAGCTTTTCTTTAGCAGGTTCATCGATTGAGCTATAAAGACCAGAGAGAACTTTAACATCCACTACAGCAACCAGAAACAACCAGATGTTTTGAATTTGAGAAGTAATAAATCTTGAGCAGAGGTAGCATATACCTGGCATTTCTCTTGAAGTCATTAAAGAGCAATCGAGCAAAGCTCTTCTGCACAAGCTGCCGGACATGAAAGGAAATTGAATCATTAGGCAAACACTTCCCAAGCACTTACTTGGAAAACACAGAAATACTGAATAAGTTAGAGAAATTTTAGTAATAAGACTAGCCATAATCAATTTTTTACATATGTTACCTTATTATAGGGAGAATGAAATACAAAATAGTCAGCATTGGAAATGGAAAATTGTTTGCCCTCCAGTTTCTCGTACCTAATAAAAGTGCAATGACAGGTAAGATAAAAAAACCTAGTCTCCAAAGGAAGATTAATTTATTCGAAATATGAACTTACTTGTGACATAATTGTTTGTAGCATGAATCCAAGGCCATGAGGTAACATGTTTGAGAGAGCTTACCATCAACAACCTGCAAGCATATTGTTATAGCGACTAAGTAGATGTAGCCAGAAGctatataaattattaaaaccaTGTTAAAcagaatcaaaagaaaaaaatatatattaatacaaACGACAAATGTCTTTAGTACAACAGACCCTGGAGCATAACATGATGACATATGGATTATTCAAAAAGTTGGAAACAACCAATGAATTACAATTTATTCTGTTAAAGATTACCGGGTATTCACTGGCTAGGTTAGGCTTGTAAAAATCATAAACATGAGACATATGGCTTCCCCTCAACTTGCTTTCAAAAGCAATAGGAGCATCAGGTCCAATCAGCATGGCAATAGCTGCAGCCCCACCAGTAGGACGAGCAGGTCCTTCAGCATAGACCTAACAAAATAGACCAGTCAATAATGCAGATTTTGACAGCAAAGATTCCAAGAAAATAATGATATAATATGTTTCAACAGAACAGAGTCAAATATGTCTTATCTTCCATTTTGCAAAATTATAGATGTACAccgaaacaaattaaaatataaatagatAGACCGGTTTATATCATACCGCACTATCTGTGCACACCACAAGACCATAACGCCCATCCCAGGAGCTGCTCTCTACCCAGTTGACACAGTTGAATAGGGCAGCTGTACCCCCATAGCATGCATTAGTTGAATCAACACCTTCAATATCGGTATTTCCATGTTTCTGCTTAGATGAAAAGATAAGAACATTCAGTAAAGTGCCCATCAATGAACCAACATTTATTATATCAAGAAAAGGATTTCATTCAAACAGTGCAGTAGACAAAAATTGAGATTTGCACCTTTAAAACTACTAGCCACTTCAGCTATTCTTGTCTTatacatatatgtatgtatgtatgttatgTATTTAAGTATTATAGAGCTTAAATATAAAATACGTAATGTTAGTTAGTGATCCATACTTTTCTTCTATAACTAGTAAATTAACTACTGAAAAgggggaggaaaaaaaaaggaataaaaaataGTTGTTGACAAGACTACTAGTTTTTGGCTTCTCTAAATGAACTCTTAAGTTAATGAACCGAACCACTGATAAAAATCATCACagttattcaaaattaactttcaaTCTTCACACTCCATTAAAATGACATCCACCCTTGCATCAAAAGAATCGGCCTTTAATGTTCTTAAAAGTTATACAATTGGTCCAAATCAACAAAAAATTACCATTAAAATACTTAACAGCATACTTCAATGACAACCCTTTTGGTAGATGATAATAATTTCAATCAAATAGAAGAAGGAAAACAAAAATCCCACTTTTAGTTCTGGTCACCCTCACTCTTGGTGGCCCttggtttttcattttaaaaaagtgCAAGAGAATTAGAGTCCATTGGGGACCCAAAAATTTTACCTCAAATATTTGCATCAGGAAAGTCTTAATTGATTTGCTTTTATCTATAACAGTCTCACTGCCTACTTCTAGCCGGCCAATTTGTTTTGGATCAATTCCATACTTTTCAAGAAGGGAAGTGACAGCTGTCAAGCTGAAAATCCAAGAACTTAGATGTCAAGAATATTCTTTCAAATACAGAACAAAGATATTGAAACTAACAGCTGTGTCCGGATACAAAACCAAATATATTTTAGCCCAAAAAAAAATCAGCAAAAACTATTGAACAAAAGAGGATGAAACATGGTCACTACCTCATAGAGATGACATCTTCAACCTCAGTACAGAATGCCATGCAATCCTGTCCAAGCCCAATAGTGTATTTCCCCTTGCTTGCGCCATCATGAGCTTCCAATGCTTCCTATGTTCCCAAAACAGAAGGTATATTAATTTCAGTAGCAACCATACATGTAAGTGCAAGAACCAAATAGGAGCCATGGAGATGCAATTCTTTATTCATACTACAGTAATGTCAAATGACTTTTCCTAACAAAACTTGATGCAGATCCAAGAAAtcccaagaaaaagaaaacagaacaacaaacaaaatttaatctagGAGAATCGTTAATGAAAGACAACATGCACATGATATGTGCTAGATATGAGCTAAAAAGCTGCCACCAAACAATTGGGTCCGGTCCCTCAGCCCAGAAATGAGCTCAAAAGCTGAAATGGAGCCAACtcatacacacacacaaacaGACATTATAATTATACATGtgaaaatgcataatttaaaatcaatcgTCGATCGAAAACGACCAAACAAAAAAGGGGGAAAACATTTCGACACATTCAGAAAACGAAAAAACAGAGAATAATCATCTAAGATCGCGAGAAAACAGTACAAGTCCAAGATTAGTTGCGAGaaacacaaaattcaaaaacaaattcAACGAAACAAGAACAAAAAAGCTACCCCCAGTTGACGAATTTGTCAAAACACTACCAAAACACAATCCAAAGTAGAGAAAAACTTAAAAATGAGCTGAAAGTGAGAGATCTTCACCTGCTGAACGTAGGTAGGAGGGAAGTAGATATCTAGAGCGAGAATTCCGACATTGTTTGCCATTTCTGGAGCCTGTTAATGGGtttgaattcaaattaaacggatCGAAAGCAATAAAGAAGCAAAGTATTGTATGAAGAAGTTGTTATGTACCTCGTTTTGCTGTGAAAACGAAGAAACGGAGAGAAGAAAATTGGGAGAGAAGAGAGGAAATCCTTGAAAGTAGCAGAGAAAGATGGTGAGGCTCACATGGGGGCGGGTCTTAAATAGAATGCACTCTACATGAGCTTCCTGCCAAATATTTTGTAAACTACAGGTTTAATTTCCCTTTTGCTCCTCCGTCTTCCTTCTATTTACTTTCTTTgcccttttattattattattattattatattgtaaatttattaaaaatactttgaattttgatgtttctctaaaaaaaaaaaaaaaaaaaaaaaaaNaaaaaaaaaaaaaaaaaaacctctataCTTTCCAAAGTTAtagtataaaaaaattatcaatgtATCAAAACTACTTTTAAAGTAAAAATACTATGATACATAGAGTTGTTAAATTTAGAGAGTTATAATTATAGAATTCACAGTATTATAAACTAATAAGTCTtgaaattgatatattttaattgtgatcTCACATTGGagttaaaaaaatttggaaCCAAATAAGAAGTAGAGTTAACGATTTGATTAActcctatattttttaaagaagacAAGAATCTTAAAGAAAATATAGCTTTATTAATGGCTAAGTTATTTGATGCTCAAACTATTATTCAAATTACTAGTTTGCCCTTAGTGATATTTTTGCaattaagatttgaaaattaaaaaaaaggttataTTTTCCAATACCATTGATTTTCCCTCCACCGCTCTTCCTCTTCCCATAtatccattattattattattattattattaaaagatTTCCTAAGTTTTCTTTTACAATAACCAAACAACGATAACGGCAAGGATTTGAGGATTCCAATTGACAATAAGATTCTGTTGTAACTCTCCAACCGATTGCTTCACCAATTGACATAGACGGCGACTGTAATTATTGTTGGAGTTATACCTTAAATCTGTGAGTCTTGtagttgtaattatattgtataaataatttattttgttaataaaataaagagatattctatttattatttaGTTACATTTAtccacaaaaaccaataaattaagatccaggtttttttttctgaaacttaaacatatatgtaaagacataatcatatttaagttataacctaaacggtctatagtagatggataaggttgggtaccttattctgataacactacgaatacggtctgttttgtagttgttacaattgttgtaaggtgctacaaatgatctaatcctaatcattcatgtgtaaACATGTGAGTAGAGGCGTTTTatgcaaaaagtttgtataggaccagaccacgaaatgtatagtctctctatataacaccgttgatagatgagacttacatttcatcaaaatgaccataagtgactcgacctgaatcctgagtgagttatgcacgcctatgaaggcggtcctttgattaatttcgccgactcaatatgcctaccattttactcaatatgcctaccattttagggattcgtcttattAGGGAGTCGGGAATACAGCTAcagaagaagaaattcactcattctctatagttagagactgtagataaattgttcgcttaagagctaattctagggcttgaacaatgtggcaccataccTGGCTCCAAAGGGGTttggtttggtcatagttggactatgacttattattcattagatagATCAATggtaagaagttagatgtaactatatggacaaaaaggtaattttggcccagctgtacttacgaacaatttgtgaaaggttaacaTACCATTGATTggctatatccaatggacacaaaaatatatatatagtgcgaATAGTGTAAATGTCAGTTATTAGTAGAGTGACTGACAGataatgaaagttgattaatttaatcaaagagtttgattaattaagcGAGTATTATTGGAGctcaaactataggtccatatggtccccttattagctcaATTGAGATAaaatgaga contains:
- the LOC120089729 gene encoding hydroxymethylglutaryl-CoA synthase, which produces MANNVGILALDIYFPPTYVQQEALEAHDGASKGKYTIGLGQDCMAFCTEVEDVISMSLTAVTSLLEKYGIDPKQIGRLEVGSETVIDKSKSIKTFLMQIFEKHGNTDIEGVDSTNACYGGTAALFNCVNWVESSSWDGRYGLVVCTDSAVYAEGPARPTGGAAAIAMLIGPDAPIAFESKLRGSHMSHVYDFYKPNLASEYPVVDGKLSQTCYLMALDSCYKQLCHKYEKLEGKQFSISNADYFVFHSPYNKLVQKSFARLLFNDFKRNASSIDEPAKEKLAPFSNLSNDESYQSRDLEKITQQLAKPLYDAKVQPSTLIPKQVGNMYTASLYAAFISLLHNKNNSLVGNRVILFSYGSGSTATMFSLKLNEGQNPFSLSNISAILNVDKKLKSRHELVPEKFVEIMQLMEHRYGAKDFVTSKDCSLLSPGTYYLTEVDSLYRRFYAKKDGESEKIENGVVANGH